Within Amycolatopsis sp. FDAARGOS 1241, the genomic segment CACAGCCGGTCGAGAATCTCAAGGACGGCGGCGACCTCAAGTGGCCCGTGGACCAGCTGCCGGACAATTGGAACTACAACGAGGTCGACGGAACCGTCGCTGACGGCGCGTACATGGACGGGGCGATGATCCCCTATGTGTTCACGCAGAACGCCGACGCCTCGGTGGCATTGAACAAGAACTACCTGACCTCGGCCGAGGTCGTCAGCACCGACCCGCAAGTGATCGAGTACAAGATCAACCCGAAGGCCAAGTGGAGCAACGGGCGGCAGTTCTCGTGGGAGGACTTCGCCGCACAGGCCAAGGTCCTCAGCGGCAAGGACCCGGCCTACCAGGTCTCCGGCACCACCGGGTACGAGGACATCGCCAAGGTCGAGAAGGGCACCGACGACCTCGACGTGAAGGTGACGTTCGGCAAGAAGTTCGCCGAATGGAAGTCGCTGTTCAACCCGTTGTACCCGAAGGAGCTGAACGCCGACGCCGACACCTTCAACAAGGCGTGGGCGACGAAGCCGCTGATCACCGCAGGTCCGTTCAAGGTCAAGAGCATCGACTCGACGGCGAAGCAGGTCGTGCTCGAACGTGACCTGAGCTGGTGGGGCGACAAGCCCAAGCTGGACACGGTGACGTTCAAGGTCGTCGACCGCGCGGCGCAGCCGGACGCGTTCGCGAACGGCCAGATCGACTTCTACAACACCAACAGCGACATCAACACCTACAAGCGGGGGCAGGCCGACCCCAACGGCGTGATCCGCCAGTCCAACAACCCCGACTACACGCACCTGACCTTCAACGGTGCGTCGTCGTCCATCCTGGCCGACAAGGATCTGCGGCTGGCGATCATCCGGGGCATCGACACGGTCTCGATCTCCAAGGCGATCCTCGGCCAGATGCAGAAGGACACCACGCCTTTGGGCAATCACCTCTACCTCAAGGGAGACAAGAACTACCAGGACAACTCCGGTCCGTACAAGTTCGACGTGAACGCCGCGAAGGCCGCGTTGGACAAGCTGGGGTGGAAGCAGTCCGGCGACTTCCGCGCCAAGGACGGCAAGCCGCTCAAGGTACGCCTGGTGATCCCGTCGGGTACGCCGATCAGCCAGCAGATCTCGCAGATCTTGCTGTCGCAGCTCAAGGCGATCGGGGTGCAGCTGGACGTGCAGTCGGTGCCAACCACCGAGTTCTTCAAGAACTACGTCAACGTCGGCAACTTCGACGTGACGCTGTTCCGCTGGCTGTCGAACTCGTTCCCGATCGGCGGCAGCAAGGGCATCTACTACCTCGACCCGAAGAACATCAACCAGAACTACGGCCACATCGGTGACGACAAGCTGAACCAGCTGCTCGACACCGCGGCGCAGGAACTGGACGACACCGCGCGGGCCGCGGACATCAACGCCGCCGACAAGGAAATCTGGGCGGTGGGCCATCAGCTCCCCATCTTCCAGGCGCCGGGTGCCTTCGTTGTGCGCAA encodes:
- a CDS encoding ABC transporter family substrate-binding protein — protein: MRRRMATLVAPVAALGLILSACGGGSGSGGNSGLQDAGSQGVKTADINPQPVENLKDGGDLKWPVDQLPDNWNYNEVDGTVADGAYMDGAMIPYVFTQNADASVALNKNYLTSAEVVSTDPQVIEYKINPKAKWSNGRQFSWEDFAAQAKVLSGKDPAYQVSGTTGYEDIAKVEKGTDDLDVKVTFGKKFAEWKSLFNPLYPKELNADADTFNKAWATKPLITAGPFKVKSIDSTAKQVVLERDLSWWGDKPKLDTVTFKVVDRAAQPDAFANGQIDFYNTNSDINTYKRGQADPNGVIRQSNNPDYTHLTFNGASSSILADKDLRLAIIRGIDTVSISKAILGQMQKDTTPLGNHLYLKGDKNYQDNSGPYKFDVNAAKAALDKLGWKQSGDFRAKDGKPLKVRLVIPSGTPISQQISQILLSQLKAIGVQLDVQSVPTTEFFKNYVNVGNFDVTLFRWLSNSFPIGGSKGIYYLDPKNINQNYGHIGDDKLNQLLDTAAQELDDTARAADINAADKEIWAVGHQLPIFQAPGAFVVRKTLGNFGSPGYANTPYDFVKMGFVK